The sequence GCGCTGCTCGGCCTCGGCTGCCTCGCGGCCGTGCTCGCGGTCGCGACGCTCTGGGTGTGAGCGACGGATCGGCGCGGCGTCCGGCCGGTGCGCGCGTGCGGGCACGCACCCGGTCGGCGGGCGCAGCACGCCGGTCCGGGCGCCGGCCCGCACGTCCGCCGAGCGCCGCCGCGCCAGCCTCCCGCGCGGAACGCCATACACCCCGGACGGCACGCGTCGGCGGACTAGGATCGAGCCATCGAGCGCCCGAACGTCACCTTCCTCTCCGACTACGGCCTGCACGACGAGTTCGTCGGGGTCTGCCACGCCGTCATCCTGCGGATCGCGCCGCGCGCGTCCATCGTGGACCTGACGCACGGCGTCCCGTCGTTCGACGTCCGGCGCGGGGCGATCACGCTGCAGCGCACGCTGCCGTACACGGCCCCGGGGGTGCACCTGGCGGTCGTCGACCCCGAGGTCGGCGGCAGCCGCCGCGCCATCGCGATCCGGGTGGCCGAGGACGACCGGATGCTCGTCGGGCCCGACAACGGGCTGCTCTGGCTGGCCGCCCAGCGCTTCGGCGGCGTCGTCGAGGCGGCGGACGTGTCGCGGTCGGCGTACCGCCTGGAGCCGGTGTCGAAGACGTTCCACGGGCGCGACATCTTCGCCCCGATCGCCGGCCGGCTCGCGGCGGGGCTCGAGCTGCACGACGTCGGGGAGCCCCTGGACCCCGACGCGGTCGAGCCGCTGCCGATGCCGATGGCCGAGCTCGACGGCGACGAGCTCGTCGCCCACGTGCTGGCGTTCGACCGCTTCGGCAACGTCATGCTCGACCTGGAGCACGAGGAGCTGACCGCCGGCGTCGGCCTGCGCCTGGGCGACCGGGTCGAGGTCAACGGCGTGCCGGGCGTCTACGCCACGACCTTCGCGGACGTGGCGCCGGGCAGCGTGATCCTGTACCAGGACGCCAACCGCGCGATGGCCCTCGCGGTCAACCGCGGGTCGGCGCAGGACGTCCTCGAGCTGGTCCCCGACGCGCGCGTGCGCATCCGCCGCGCGTGACCGTCGCCCCGCTCGGCGTCCCGCGGCACCACCTGCAGGAGGTCGGCTCGACGAACGACGAGGCCCGGCGCCTGGCGGTCGACGGCGCGCCGCACGGCACGCTGGTCACCGCGGACCGCCAGACCGCCGGCCGGGGGCGGCAGGGCCGGGCGTGGGTCGCGCCCGCCGGGCAGACGCTGACGGCCAGCGTGGTGCTGCGCGGGCTGCCGCACCCCGAGCTGCTGCCGCTGGCCGTCGCGGTCGCGGTCGCGGCGACCGTCGGCGACCACGCCCGGATCAAGTGGCCCAACGACGTCGTGCTCGCCGGCGACGACGACGCGCCGCGGAAGGTCGCCGGCATCCTCTGCGAGGGGCGCCCGGCCGCGGGCTGGGCCGTCGCCGGCATCGGGCTGAACGTGGCGCTCGACCTGGCGGACGTGCCGGACGACGTCGCCGCCCGCGCCGCCACGATGGGGCGCCGCGCCGACGAGCTCGAGGCCGTCCTCGCCGTCCTGCTCGAGCAGCTGCGCGGGGCGCTCGCGCTGCAGCCGGCCCCCCTGCTGGAGGCGTGGTCGGCGCGCGACGTGCTGCGCGGCCGAGACGTCCGCTGGACGGCCGCCGACGGCACGCCGCTCGGGCGGGGCACCGCCGACGGGGTCGACGCGCAGGGCCGCCTGCGCGTGCGTGCGGCGGAGGGCGGCGTGCAGCACCTCGACGCCGGCGAGGTGCACCTGGGCGCCGCGCCGGCCGCCTGAGCCCGGGGGGTCGAACAGCCGGCTACGACCGCACGTCCGCCGGGTGCCGGCGCGCCACGTCCGGGACGGCGGCGCACTGTGGACAGGGCATCCGTCCAGCCCCCGTTCCCCCGTCGCGGGCGGACGAGGAGAACTGGGGGGCCACGCGGGCGGCGCCGTCGTCCCGCACCCGATCCCCGGAGGTTCGTCCGTGTCCGCCGTCAGCCCACCGCTCGCCGTCTCGACCGCCGTCGCGGTCCGCTGGCGGGCCTACGCCCGGCGACGCTCGGACCGGCGCCGGGACGAGGTCGTCTTCGCGCTGCTGCCCCTGGTGCGGCAGGCGCTCGAGGCGGAGGCGGCGTCCCTCGCGCCGGGCGAGCGGTGCGCCCGCGGCGCCCGGGCGTGCGCGGAGCTGGTCCGCGCGGTGGAGAGCTTCGACCCCCGCCGCGACCGCCCGCTCGAGCGGCACGCCTGGGAGGCCGTCCGCGCGCACGAGAGCGCCGGGCAGGCCGACGCCACGCCGCGGGCGGCGTGACGACCGCGCCGGCGACCGCCGCCGCCCGACGGCGGGCGCCGGACCGGATCAGGCCTCGCGGCGGGCCCGGACGACCGTGTCGGGGCGCGTGACGCGCCGGCCGTCGCGGGCGGTGACCGTCCGCTCGACGGTCGCGCAGCGCTCGACGGTCCAGCCGGCGGCGGGCAGGCCCAGGTCCGCGAGGACCTCCTCCGCCGTCGGCAGCGCGAGCCCGGCGTGCGGGGCGTCCGGCGTCGGCGCGTGGCTGACCACGACGACGGAGCCGCCCGGGGCGACCGCCGCGACGGCCGCGCGCAGCGCCCGCCGACGGTCGAGCGCGACGGGGGAGTGCAGGTAGCAGGCGCTCACCAGGTCGTAGGTCCCGGCCGGGAACGACGCGCCCAGGTCGTGGCGCTCCCAGACCACGCTGTCGGCGAGGCCCTCCTCGGCGGCCCGCCGGGCCCCGCGGTCGAGCGCCGCCTGCGCCACGTCGACCGCCGTCACCCGCCAGCCGCGCGCCGCCAGCCACAGGGCGTCGCCGCCCTCGCCGCAGCCCACGTCGAGCGCCCACCCGGGCGTCAGGTCGGCGGCCTCCTCGACGAGCAGCGCGTTGGCGCGGCCGCTCCAGACCTCGTCCCGCGCGGCGTAGAAGTCGTCCCAGAAGCGCGCCGGCGAGCCCGCGGGCGTCGGACCGGTCATCGGGCGACCTCGGCCGGCACCGGGTGGTCCTCGGGCAGCAGGTCGTGGACGACCGAGGCGGCGGCGAGCGACCCCGCCGCGATCGCCACCGCCACGGTCGGCATGTCGCCCCCGCCGTCGCCGGCCGCGAACAGGCCGGGCACGCTCGTCGCGCCGCCGGCGGCGGTCCGCACGGCCCCGGTGGCCATCGGCGTCGGCTCGGCGAGCTCGGCGCCCAGCCGCACCGCCAGATCGGACCGCGGCGAGAGGCGCGCGCCCACCATGAGCCCCTCGCAGGGGCGCGCCGAGCCGTCGGCGAAGCGCACGGCCGCGAGCGCCGTCCCGTGCCCCTCGAGCGCCGCGACGGGGCGCTCGTCCACCGCCACGCCGGCGGCGGCGAGCCGGGCGGCGTCCTCGGCCGTCACGTCGGCGGGACCGTCGGTCAGGAGCGCCACGTCGGAGCTCCAGCCGCGGAGCAGCAGCGCGCGGGTGGCCGCGTGCGGACCCCGTTCGAGGACCGCGAGCGGCCGGTCGCGCACCTCCCAGCCGTGGCAGAACGGGCAGTGGAACACCGCGCCGCCCCAGCGCTCGGCCGCGCCCGGCAGGTCGGGGACGGCGTAGTCCATGCCCGTCGCGAGCAGCACGCGGCGGCCGGCGACCCGGGCGCCGTCGGCCAGCGTCAGGCGGAAGCGGCCGTCCCGGCGCTCGCCGTCGACGACCTCGCCGGCGCGGAGCGTGACCGCGGGGTACCTCGCGAGCTCCTCGCGGCCCGCGGCGTACAGCCCTGCGGGCGGCCGGCCGTCGTGGCCGAGCAGGCCGCCGATGCCGTGCGCCACGCGGTTGCTCTGCCGTCCGGCGTCCACCACGAGGGTGCGCTTGCGTGCGCGGCCCAGCACGAGCGCGGCGCTCAGGCCGGCGGCGCCGCCGCCCACGACGATGCAGTCGAAGTCGTTGTCCATGTCAACGACCGTGACACGCGTCCCGTCGTCTGCCAAGCTGATTTGCCATGACGGCAAAGGAGTCGATCGACGAACGCGTGCGGCGCCGGCTCCGCGAGCTGCGCGCCGAGCGCGGCATGACCCTCGCCCAGGTCGCCGAGCGCGCGAGCATCGACGTCTCCACGCTCTCCCGGCTCGAGGCGGGCAAGCGACGCCTGGCGCTCGACCACATCCCGGGCCTGGCGGCGGCCCTCGGGGTGACCGCCGACGACCTGCTCGGCAGCGCCCCGCGCGCCGACCCGCGGGTGCGCAGCGAGCCCGTGCGCCGGAACGGGATGACGATGTGGCCGCTCACGCGGCGGGGCCCCGCGGCCGGCCTGCAGGCGTACAAGATCGTCGTCCACCCGGAGCGGCACGCGCCGCCGGATCCGCTGCCCGTCCACGAGGGGCACGAGTGGCTGTACGTCCTGTCCGGGCGGATGCGGCTGGTCCTGGGCGACGACGAGCTCGTGGTCGAGCCGGGCGAGGCCGTCGAGTTCTCGACGCTCACCCCGCACTGGTTCGGCGCCGTCGACGGCCCGGTCGAGACGATCGCGATCTTCGGGCCGCAGGGCGAGCGCGTGCACGTCCACGGCTGACGGCCCGCGGCCGGGTCGCGGCGGGCCCCACGCCGGCGGCGGCCCGCCCGTCCCGACGCGCCTCCGTCCCGACGCGGGTCAGTCCCGGCGGCGCAGCACGTGCACGGTGGACCGCTCGCCGTCGCGGCGCGGCGGCGCGTCGACGTGCCAGGCCTCGCGGGCCAGGGCCCAGAAGCCCTCGGCGGGCCGGCGCCCCGGATCGGCCACCCACGCCTCGCCGCCGGGGGCCACGGTGCGCTCCAGCGCGCGCAGGAGCGGCGCGGCGTTGCGGGCCTCGTAGAGCACGTCCGCCGCGATGACGAGGGGCCACGGTCCGTCGGGCTCGGGCGCGTCGGCGAACCAGTCCAGGCGCCGCGCCCGCACCGTCACGGCGTTGCGGGCCGCGTTGGCCGCCAGCAGCTCGAGGGCGTCCGGGGCCCAGTCCGTCGCCACGACGTCGGCGCCGCGGCGGGCCGCGAAGAGGCTCGGCAGCGCCAGGCCGCACCCCAGCTCCAGGATCCGCAGGCCGCGCAGGTCGTCGC comes from Patulibacter sp. SYSU D01012 and encodes:
- a CDS encoding SAM-dependent chlorinase/fluorinase, yielding MERPNVTFLSDYGLHDEFVGVCHAVILRIAPRASIVDLTHGVPSFDVRRGAITLQRTLPYTAPGVHLAVVDPEVGGSRRAIAIRVAEDDRMLVGPDNGLLWLAAQRFGGVVEAADVSRSAYRLEPVSKTFHGRDIFAPIAGRLAAGLELHDVGEPLDPDAVEPLPMPMAELDGDELVAHVLAFDRFGNVMLDLEHEELTAGVGLRLGDRVEVNGVPGVYATTFADVAPGSVILYQDANRAMALAVNRGSAQDVLELVPDARVRIRRA
- a CDS encoding biotin--[acetyl-CoA-carboxylase] ligase, encoding MTVAPLGVPRHHLQEVGSTNDEARRLAVDGAPHGTLVTADRQTAGRGRQGRAWVAPAGQTLTASVVLRGLPHPELLPLAVAVAVAATVGDHARIKWPNDVVLAGDDDAPRKVAGILCEGRPAAGWAVAGIGLNVALDLADVPDDVAARAATMGRRADELEAVLAVLLEQLRGALALQPAPLLEAWSARDVLRGRDVRWTAADGTPLGRGTADGVDAQGRLRVRAAEGGVQHLDAGEVHLGAAPAA
- a CDS encoding methyltransferase domain-containing protein; translated protein: MTGPTPAGSPARFWDDFYAARDEVWSGRANALLVEEAADLTPGWALDVGCGEGGDALWLAARGWRVTAVDVAQAALDRGARRAAEEGLADSVVWERHDLGASFPAGTYDLVSACYLHSPVALDRRRALRAAVAAVAPGGSVVVVSHAPTPDAPHAGLALPTAEEVLADLGLPAAGWTVERCATVERTVTARDGRRVTRPDTVVRARREA
- a CDS encoding NAD(P)/FAD-dependent oxidoreductase, producing MDNDFDCIVVGGGAAGLSAALVLGRARKRTLVVDAGRQSNRVAHGIGGLLGHDGRPPAGLYAAGREELARYPAVTLRAGEVVDGERRDGRFRLTLADGARVAGRRVLLATGMDYAVPDLPGAAERWGGAVFHCPFCHGWEVRDRPLAVLERGPHAATRALLLRGWSSDVALLTDGPADVTAEDAARLAAAGVAVDERPVAALEGHGTALAAVRFADGSARPCEGLMVGARLSPRSDLAVRLGAELAEPTPMATGAVRTAAGGATSVPGLFAAGDGGGDMPTVAVAIAAGSLAAASVVHDLLPEDHPVPAEVAR
- a CDS encoding XRE family transcriptional regulator — translated: MTAKESIDERVRRRLRELRAERGMTLAQVAERASIDVSTLSRLEAGKRRLALDHIPGLAAALGVTADDLLGSAPRADPRVRSEPVRRNGMTMWPLTRRGPAAGLQAYKIVVHPERHAPPDPLPVHEGHEWLYVLSGRMRLVLGDDELVVEPGEAVEFSTLTPHWFGAVDGPVETIAIFGPQGERVHVHG
- a CDS encoding methyltransferase domain-containing protein, translating into MPAAPDLVPDRLEIAGETLDVLRPRDPEALLDEEAFAHEEYLPYWAELWPSAPVLARRLAERDDLRGLRILELGCGLALPSLFAARRGADVVATDWAPDALELLAANAARNAVTVRARRLDWFADAPEPDGPWPLVIAADVLYEARNAAPLLRALERTVAPGGEAWVADPGRRPAEGFWALAREAWHVDAPPRRDGERSTVHVLRRRD